The following coding sequences lie in one Clupea harengus chromosome 23, Ch_v2.0.2, whole genome shotgun sequence genomic window:
- the LOC105894048 gene encoding zinc finger protein 83-like, with amino-acid sequence MSKIERLNARVSKLLTAAVHEVLEVVKDTVSEYQEKTARTQRENERLQRKLQEQQHKFDRELARVSRSSPPRQTSQSEQCKCSCKELQISKGTDKPELKVESRATPADEVKNHLDSKAESPASVEQVFTNCSELASCISLLETEDSQSGNSEDGSAHVESVLFPHGLSVDNPNTPIQQGIPTDINIIKAEPELLEYSLSPQPVPQNSVYDNEEPNPDPNSSTAPSDVQLGLHSPRADVADEVHYIHSDTLNAFVESFPFERTQGLAAEAWTQHQQQHQQQQQRFLGREESHRCLLCGKTFSRLGNLRIHQRCHTGEKPYTCGHCGRRFSHAGNLQKHKRVHTGERPYGCHQCGKMFSQSTHLKKHQRIHSFRHLSVG; translated from the exons ATGTCTAAAATTGAAAGGCTGAATGCGCGGGTCTCTAAACTGCTGACGGCAGCGGTCCACGAAGTCCTGGAAGTGGTGAAGGATACGGTGTCGGAGTACCAGGAGAAAACCGCCAGAACTCAGAGGGAGAACGAAAGACTACAGAGGAAACTCCAGGAACAACAGCACAAGTTTGACCGAGAAT TGGCACGAGTATCCAGATCAAGTCCTCCAAGGCAGactagccaatcagaacagtgTAAATGCTCCTGTAAAGAGCTTCAGATCTCCAAGGGAACAGACAAGCCAGAGCTAAAGGTGGAGTCCAGAGCGACTCCTGCAGACGAGGTGAAGAATCATCTGGACTCAAAGGCAGAATCCCCGGCCAGCGTTGAGCAGGTGTTCACAAACTGCAGTGAACTGGCTTCATGTATCTCCCTGTTGGAGACAGAAGATTCACAATCTGGGAACTCTGAAGACGGCTCAGCACATGTAGAAAGCGTCCTGTTCCCCCATGGGCTCTCAGTGGATAACCCCAACACACCCATTCAGCAAGGCATACCAACAGACATTAATATCATCAAAGCAGAGCCTGAACTTCTGGAATATTCCCTTTCCCCGCAGCCAGTGCCCCAGAACTCGGTGTACGACAACGAGGAGCCCAACCCAGACCCTAACTCCAGCACAGCCCCGAGTGACGTCCAGTTAGGCCTCCACTCGCCCAGAGCTGATGTTGCGGACGAGGTGCACTACATCCACTCCGACACGCTCAACGCCTTTGTGGAGTCGTTTCCGTTCGAGAGGACCCAGGGGCTGGCAGCTGAGGCATGGacccagcatcagcagcagcatcagcagcagcagcagcgcttcTTAGGCCGGGAGGAGAGCCATCGCTGTCTGCTGTGTGGGAAGACCTTCAGCCGCCTCGGAAACCTGCGCATCCACCAGCGCTGCCACACGGGCGAGAAGCCGTACACCTGCGGCCACTGCGGCCGACGCTTCAGCCACGCCGGAAACCTCCAGAAGCACAAGCGCGTGCACACCGGGGAGCGGCCGTACGGATGCCATCAGTGCGGCAAGATGTTCAGCCAGTCCACCCACCTCAAGAagcaccagaggatccacagcTTCCGCCACCTCAGTGTGGGATGA